A stretch of Geomonas oryzisoli DNA encodes these proteins:
- a CDS encoding acetyl-CoA hydrolase/transferase C-terminal domain-containing protein has translation MSEYGTLQDRVQCKQLLNKVKTPEQTIEFFKNGMNLGWSGFTPAGYPKVVPIALADHVEKNNLQGKLKFNLFIGASVGAETEDRWATLDMIDRRWPYQTGKNIAAGINSGRIRMGDKHLSLFAQDLGYGFYTKDSESGKLDLAIIEVSAVKEDGSLVPTSSCGVIPEILMICDKIILEVNTGQPSFEGIHDLLTPLTPPNRQIFGITHAGERIGSTSIPCDPSKVVAVVESKLRDQGRAFAEQDDTSEAIANHIIDFFTAEVKAGRLPKNLLPIQSGVGSIANAVIGGLAKGPFKNLTVYTEVLQDTMLDLFDSGKLDAASSCSLSLSASPGFPRFFENMDKYFDKITLRPLSISNAPEPIRRLGCIAMNTPVEIDIFAHANSTLVGGTRMINGLGGSGDFLRNGFLKMMHTPSSRPSKTDPTGISCVVPHCSHIDHTEHDLDCVITEQGLADLRGLAPKERARRIIEKCAHPDYKAQLTEYLNIAEKDCLARKVGHEPQLWDRAFKMHLNLEKNGTMKLKNWDVKIDLCED, from the coding sequence ATGTCCGAGTACGGCACACTTCAAGACCGGGTACAATGCAAACAACTTTTGAACAAGGTCAAGACTCCCGAGCAGACCATCGAGTTCTTCAAGAACGGGATGAACCTTGGTTGGTCTGGCTTCACCCCGGCCGGTTATCCGAAAGTGGTGCCCATCGCCCTGGCTGACCACGTGGAGAAGAACAACCTGCAGGGCAAGCTGAAGTTCAACCTCTTCATCGGCGCTTCCGTCGGCGCCGAGACCGAAGACCGCTGGGCTACTCTGGACATGATCGACCGCCGCTGGCCGTACCAGACCGGCAAGAACATCGCAGCCGGCATCAACTCCGGTCGCATCCGCATGGGCGACAAGCACCTCTCCCTGTTCGCACAGGACCTGGGCTACGGCTTCTACACCAAGGACTCCGAGAGCGGCAAGCTCGACCTCGCCATCATCGAGGTTTCCGCGGTCAAGGAAGACGGCTCCCTGGTGCCGACCTCTTCCTGCGGCGTCATCCCCGAGATCCTCATGATCTGCGACAAGATCATCCTCGAGGTGAACACCGGACAGCCCTCCTTCGAAGGTATCCACGACCTCTTGACCCCGCTCACCCCGCCGAACCGTCAGATCTTCGGCATCACCCACGCCGGTGAGAGGATCGGTTCCACCTCCATCCCGTGCGATCCGAGCAAGGTCGTCGCCGTGGTCGAGTCCAAGCTGCGTGACCAGGGCCGCGCCTTCGCCGAGCAGGACGACACCTCCGAGGCGATCGCGAACCACATCATCGACTTCTTCACCGCAGAGGTGAAGGCGGGTCGTCTGCCGAAGAACCTCCTCCCGATCCAGTCGGGCGTAGGCTCCATCGCCAACGCCGTCATCGGCGGCCTGGCCAAAGGCCCCTTCAAGAACCTGACCGTCTACACCGAGGTACTCCAGGACACCATGCTCGACCTGTTCGACTCCGGCAAGCTCGACGCGGCTTCCTCCTGCTCGCTGTCCCTCTCCGCAAGCCCGGGCTTCCCGCGCTTCTTCGAGAACATGGACAAGTACTTCGACAAGATCACCCTGCGTCCGCTCTCCATCTCCAACGCACCGGAGCCGATCCGTCGTCTGGGTTGCATCGCCATGAATACCCCGGTTGAGATCGACATCTTCGCTCACGCGAACTCCACCCTGGTCGGTGGTACCCGCATGATCAACGGCCTGGGCGGCTCCGGCGACTTCCTCAGGAACGGCTTCCTGAAGATGATGCACACCCCGTCCTCCCGTCCGAGCAAGACCGACCCGACCGGTATCTCCTGCGTCGTGCCGCACTGCTCGCACATCGACCACACCGAGCACGACCTCGACTGCGTCATCACCGAGCAGGGTCTCGCCGACCTGCGCGGCCTGGCACCGAAGGAGCGCGCCCGTCGCATCATCGAGAAGTGCGCCCACCCGGATTACAAGGCGCAGCTCACCGAGTACCTTAACATCGCCGAGAAGGACTGCCTCGCGAGGAAGGTCGGCCACGAGCCGCAGCTGTGGGATCGCGCCTTCAAGATGCACCTCAACCTTGAGAAGAACGGCACCATGAAGCTCAAGAACTGGGATGTGAAGATCGACCTCTGCGAAGACTAA
- a CDS encoding lytic transglycosylase domain-containing protein codes for MLKVTLVILALLTPCLAFAAPGDLPQDLGRKERQTQQLASADLALSKGLGLTSADFPGNDDVTDDPDDFDLKLPEMELPDSDIPLTFNSKVEYFTRYFQGSARGSFAKWLSRSERYIPMMREVLKKEGLPEDLVYLAMIESGFMPHAVSVAAAVGPWQFMPATGKRYALRIDPWIDERRDPLKATIAAALYLKELYAMFNNDWYLAAAGYNAGENKILRAINMYNTRDFWEISKGSYLARETKDYVPKLLAAAIIAKEPAKFGFADVAYLPPIEFDQVPIPSRTDLDVMAKACGVSLQNIKELNPELRRATTPPDYPGYLLKVPRGTGSACASEYAKIPESERYVERVRNVQYRAKKRDTLTTIARRFNTSPQSIAELNNLGKKKVKLAGRVLTIPVQIASVRSESHPAHPAHPAQPAQPETPVLEAKAETKAATHVAKAEAEPKEVHKYYTVKKGDTLASLAKRFNVTARLLSAWNNLKTRVALKPGKRIIVAKYQAKEEG; via the coding sequence ATGCTTAAAGTTACCCTTGTCATACTCGCACTTCTGACCCCCTGCCTCGCCTTCGCGGCACCCGGAGACCTCCCCCAGGACCTGGGGCGCAAGGAGCGTCAGACCCAGCAGCTCGCCTCGGCCGACCTCGCCCTTTCCAAGGGGCTCGGCCTTACCTCCGCCGATTTTCCCGGCAATGACGACGTAACCGACGACCCCGACGACTTCGATCTCAAGCTCCCGGAGATGGAGCTTCCCGACTCCGACATCCCCCTTACCTTCAACTCCAAGGTCGAGTACTTCACCCGCTACTTCCAGGGATCCGCCCGCGGCTCCTTCGCCAAGTGGCTCTCCAGGAGCGAGCGCTATATCCCGATGATGCGGGAGGTGCTCAAGAAGGAAGGGCTCCCCGAGGATCTGGTCTACCTGGCCATGATCGAGAGCGGCTTCATGCCCCACGCCGTATCGGTGGCTGCCGCCGTCGGCCCCTGGCAGTTCATGCCGGCCACCGGCAAGCGCTACGCGCTCAGGATAGACCCCTGGATCGACGAGAGGCGCGATCCGCTGAAGGCGACCATCGCCGCCGCGCTCTATCTCAAAGAGCTCTACGCGATGTTCAACAACGACTGGTACCTCGCCGCGGCCGGGTACAACGCGGGTGAGAACAAGATCCTGCGCGCCATCAACATGTACAACACCCGCGATTTCTGGGAGATCTCCAAGGGAAGCTACCTGGCGCGCGAGACCAAGGACTACGTACCCAAACTCCTGGCCGCGGCCATCATCGCCAAGGAGCCGGCCAAATTCGGCTTTGCCGACGTCGCCTACCTGCCGCCCATCGAGTTCGACCAGGTGCCGATCCCGTCGCGCACCGACCTGGACGTGATGGCCAAGGCGTGCGGCGTTTCCCTGCAGAACATCAAGGAGCTGAATCCGGAACTGCGCCGCGCCACCACGCCGCCGGACTACCCGGGGTACCTGCTGAAGGTGCCCAGAGGGACCGGCAGCGCCTGTGCTTCCGAGTACGCCAAGATTCCCGAGTCCGAGCGCTACGTCGAGCGGGTGAGAAACGTGCAGTACCGCGCCAAGAAGCGCGACACCCTGACCACCATCGCCAGGCGCTTCAACACCTCGCCGCAGAGCATCGCCGAGTTGAACAACCTGGGTAAAAAGAAGGTTAAACTCGCCGGCCGGGTGCTGACCATTCCGGTGCAGATCGCCTCGGTCCGCAGCGAATCCCACCCAGCACACCCGGCGCACCCCGCGCAACCGGCGCAGCCGGAGACCCCGGTGCTTGAGGCGAAGGCCGAAACCAAGGCCGCGACCCACGTGGCCAAGGCCGAGGCGGAGCCCAAGGAAGTACACAAGTACTACACGGTGAAAAAGGGTGACACCCTTGCCTCCCTCGCCAAGAGGTTCAACGTAACGGCCCGGCTCCTCTCCGCCTGGAACAACCTGAAGACCCGGGTGGCCCTGAAGCCCGGCAAGCGCATCATCGTCGCCAAGTACCAGGCCAAGGAAGAAGGCTAA
- a CDS encoding outer membrane protein assembly factor BamD has translation MHSRHLRLPGLFSLLLLVGACATTPAPVKSPETYFKEGEAAYASRHFEDAIAQFKKVKESYSNPELTAQAELKIADAHFENGAFIEAAAAYEDFRKLHPSNEKAPYALYRLGLSNYNQITGIDTDQTAVKNTVHFLEMFLAQYPASEYAADAKVKLADCRSKQLAYENYVGNFYLRTKKYPSAIKRLNEALQRFPGEPGLADTLLYLQQAYLKSGDTAHADEVQKRLEKEYPVQARQARGEEAKPAPGKDELPMIIFKDDGK, from the coding sequence ATGCACTCTCGACACCTGCGTTTACCGGGTCTTTTCTCCCTGCTCCTGCTGGTCGGCGCCTGCGCTACGACTCCGGCCCCGGTCAAAAGCCCCGAGACCTACTTCAAGGAAGGCGAGGCCGCTTACGCCTCCCGCCACTTCGAGGACGCCATTGCGCAGTTCAAGAAGGTGAAGGAGAGCTACAGTAACCCGGAGCTGACTGCGCAGGCCGAGCTGAAGATCGCGGACGCGCACTTCGAAAACGGCGCCTTCATCGAGGCTGCCGCTGCCTACGAGGATTTCCGCAAACTCCACCCCAGCAACGAGAAGGCCCCCTACGCGCTGTATCGCCTGGGGCTGTCCAACTACAACCAGATCACCGGCATCGACACCGACCAGACAGCGGTGAAGAACACCGTGCATTTCCTGGAGATGTTCCTGGCGCAGTACCCCGCCTCCGAGTACGCCGCGGATGCCAAGGTGAAGCTCGCCGACTGCCGCAGCAAGCAGCTTGCCTACGAGAACTACGTGGGGAACTTCTACCTGCGGACCAAGAAGTATCCCTCCGCTATCAAGCGGCTGAACGAGGCGCTGCAGCGCTTCCCGGGAGAGCCCGGGCTTGCGGATACGCTCCTCTACCTGCAGCAGGCCTACCTGAAATCCGGGGATACCGCGCACGCGGATGAGGTGCAGAAGAGGCTCGAGAAGGAATATCCGGTGCAGGCCCGCCAGGCGCGCGGGGAGGAAGCGAAGCCGGCCCCGGGCAAGGACGAGCTCCCCATGATCATCTTCAAGGACGACGGGAAATAA
- the xerC gene encoding tyrosine recombinase XerC, which translates to MKRAIEQFCDYLETERNVSPHTLAAYRSDLEQFASFLAQRGEPAPAAVDHLAIRQYLAQLHKGHAKSSIGRKLSAIRALFRFLLREGRLEKNPAELVSTPKKEKRLPFHLNIDQVSALVEAPAGTKLPLRDRAVLETLYSCGIRVSELTGMNVGDLDLADGVARVMGKGGKERIVPVGSFARQALSAYLAERGAPEPGEPLILNSRGKRINRRSVTRIVDDHMLLIAAMRKVSPHTLRHTFATHLLEGGADLRAIQELLGHASLSTTQKYTHVSIDKLMEVYDKAHPKARS; encoded by the coding sequence ATGAAACGGGCCATCGAGCAATTCTGCGACTACCTGGAGACCGAACGCAACGTCTCGCCCCACACCCTGGCGGCCTACCGGAGCGACCTGGAGCAGTTCGCGTCGTTTCTGGCCCAGCGGGGGGAGCCGGCCCCGGCTGCGGTCGACCATCTGGCCATCAGACAGTACCTGGCGCAGTTGCACAAGGGGCACGCCAAGAGTTCCATCGGGCGCAAGCTCTCCGCGATCCGTGCGCTGTTTCGCTTCCTGCTCCGGGAGGGGCGGCTGGAGAAGAACCCCGCCGAACTGGTCAGCACGCCTAAGAAAGAGAAGCGCCTCCCCTTTCATTTGAACATCGACCAAGTAAGCGCGCTGGTGGAAGCGCCGGCCGGGACCAAGCTGCCGCTTCGGGACCGGGCGGTGCTGGAAACGCTGTACTCCTGCGGCATCAGGGTGAGCGAGCTGACCGGCATGAACGTCGGGGACCTCGACCTTGCCGATGGCGTGGCGCGGGTCATGGGCAAGGGGGGCAAGGAGCGCATCGTGCCGGTAGGATCTTTCGCCCGGCAGGCCCTTTCCGCCTACCTCGCCGAGCGCGGCGCCCCGGAACCGGGGGAACCGCTCATTTTGAACAGCCGCGGCAAAAGGATCAACCGGCGCAGCGTGACGCGCATCGTGGATGACCACATGCTGCTCATCGCCGCCATGCGCAAGGTTTCCCCGCACACCTTGCGCCACACCTTCGCCACCCACCTTTTGGAGGGGGGCGCCGACCTCAGGGCGATCCAGGAGCTGTTGGGACACGCCTCGCTCTCCACCACCCAGAAGTACACCCACGTCAGCATCGACAAGCTGATGGAGGTGTACGACAAGGCACACCCCAAGGCCCGCAGCTAG
- the typA gene encoding translational GTPase TypA has protein sequence MQEKIRNIAIIAHVDHGKTTLVDAMLKQSGVFRENEAITERVMDSNDLEKERGITILAKNLSIHHGGYKINIVDTPGHADFGGEVERVLKMVDSVLLLVDALDGPMPQTRFVLKKSLDLGLRPIVVINKVDRPGARPAEVVDMVFDLFCELQASDAQLDFAICYTSAKMGYAMREMDQPSENMEPLFELIKDNVHPPEGNPDAPFQLLVTNIDYNDYIGRIATGKIFNGKVTAGETVALIKRDGVISKARVSKLLGYEGLKQVEIAEAYTGDIVTIAGFTEVGIGETLAAADNPMPLPYVAIDEPTLSMNFIVNSSPFAGREGKLVTSRNIRERLDRELRTNVSLRVSDTANADTFQVSGRGELHLSILIENMRREGFEMAVSKPEVIMRMVDGVRHEPMEYLVVDVPSEYQGSIIEKMGPRKGEMVSMNPMGDTVRLEFIVPARGLIGIRGEFLTETRGTAVITHTFHDYAPFKGEIPGRKNGVLIAMEQGETTAYSLDALQPRGILFLGAGVEVYGGMIIGQHAKDNDLEVNPCKGKKLTNVRASGSDDAVKLTPPRVLTLEQALEFIDEDELVEVTPVSIRLRKKELDPNKRKRAGRA, from the coding sequence ATGCAGGAGAAGATCAGAAACATCGCCATTATCGCCCACGTCGACCACGGCAAGACCACCCTGGTCGATGCCATGTTGAAGCAGTCCGGTGTTTTCCGGGAAAACGAGGCGATCACCGAGCGCGTGATGGATTCCAACGACCTGGAGAAGGAGCGCGGCATCACCATCCTTGCCAAGAACCTCTCCATCCACCACGGCGGCTATAAGATCAACATCGTCGACACCCCGGGACACGCCGACTTCGGCGGTGAGGTTGAGCGCGTGCTCAAGATGGTCGACTCCGTGCTGCTGCTCGTTGACGCGCTGGACGGCCCGATGCCGCAGACCCGCTTCGTACTGAAGAAGTCGCTCGACCTGGGGCTGCGTCCCATCGTTGTCATCAACAAGGTCGACCGCCCCGGCGCCCGCCCCGCCGAAGTCGTCGACATGGTGTTCGACCTGTTCTGCGAACTGCAGGCCTCCGACGCCCAGCTCGACTTCGCCATCTGCTACACCAGCGCCAAGATGGGCTACGCCATGCGCGAGATGGATCAGCCGTCGGAGAACATGGAGCCGCTGTTCGAGCTCATCAAGGACAACGTCCATCCGCCGGAGGGGAACCCCGACGCGCCGTTCCAGCTCCTGGTCACCAACATCGACTACAACGACTACATCGGTCGCATCGCCACCGGCAAGATCTTCAACGGCAAGGTAACCGCCGGCGAGACCGTGGCGCTCATCAAGCGCGACGGCGTCATCTCCAAGGCGCGCGTCAGCAAGCTTTTGGGCTACGAGGGGCTGAAGCAGGTAGAGATCGCCGAAGCCTACACCGGCGACATCGTCACCATCGCGGGCTTCACCGAGGTGGGTATCGGCGAGACCCTGGCCGCCGCCGACAACCCGATGCCGCTTCCCTACGTCGCCATCGACGAGCCGACCCTGTCCATGAACTTCATCGTCAACTCCTCCCCGTTTGCCGGTCGCGAGGGGAAGCTGGTCACCTCGAGGAACATCCGCGAGCGTCTGGACCGCGAGCTTAGAACCAACGTTTCGCTCAGGGTCTCCGATACGGCCAACGCCGACACCTTCCAGGTTTCCGGTCGTGGGGAACTGCACCTCTCCATCCTGATCGAGAACATGCGCCGCGAAGGTTTCGAGATGGCGGTCTCCAAACCGGAGGTCATCATGCGCATGGTGGACGGCGTGCGCCACGAGCCGATGGAGTACCTGGTGGTTGACGTGCCTTCCGAGTACCAGGGCTCCATCATCGAGAAGATGGGCCCGAGGAAAGGGGAGATGGTCTCCATGAACCCGATGGGGGACACCGTGCGCCTGGAGTTCATCGTCCCGGCCCGCGGCCTGATCGGCATCAGGGGTGAGTTCCTGACCGAGACCCGCGGTACCGCGGTGATCACCCACACCTTCCATGACTACGCCCCCTTCAAGGGGGAGATCCCCGGCCGTAAAAACGGCGTCCTCATCGCCATGGAGCAGGGTGAGACCACTGCCTACTCGCTGGACGCCCTGCAGCCGCGCGGCATCCTCTTCCTCGGCGCCGGCGTCGAGGTGTACGGCGGCATGATCATCGGCCAGCATGCGAAAGACAACGACCTCGAGGTGAACCCCTGCAAGGGGAAAAAGCTCACCAACGTGCGCGCCTCCGGCAGCGACGACGCCGTCAAGCTCACGCCGCCGCGCGTCCTCACCCTGGAGCAGGCGCTCGAGTTCATCGACGAGGACGAACTGGTCGAGGTGACGCCGGTTTCCATCCGTCTGCGCAAGAAGGAGCTCGACCCGAACAAGCGCAAGCGCGCCGGCCGGGCCTAA
- a CDS encoding DUF362 domain-containing protein → MYQVALERVSGYGREEMRDAVARLLEPLGGMERYVKPGERVLIKPNLLSAKPPEAAVTTHPELLRAVILEVRRAGGVPLVGDSPGVGSGRRVAERSGMMAVIEETGAEFVPFTEALPVAGSGTFKEFELARPYLEADRLINLPKLKTHEMMTMTCCVKNLFGAVVGTAKAAWHLKAGADKELFADMLLELYRLREPDLNIVDAVVAMEGNGPGSGDPCRVGVLLAGDNAVAVDQVAARVAGIPRPLLYLESAARRMGLPGTRPEEVTVLGGDPDAVLERPLRLPHLSDVQFGLPGFLKNRLRNQFTSRPEVAADKCELCSVCVKACPPAAIRVQGGRLRFDYQRCIRCFCCRELCPHAALTLRDGWLLRMMKKSRRW, encoded by the coding sequence ATGTACCAGGTGGCGCTGGAGCGGGTTTCGGGTTACGGGCGTGAAGAGATGCGGGATGCGGTGGCCCGGCTCCTGGAGCCGTTGGGCGGGATGGAGCGTTATGTGAAGCCGGGGGAGCGGGTGCTGATCAAACCCAATCTCCTTTCGGCCAAGCCGCCCGAGGCGGCGGTAACCACCCACCCGGAGCTGCTGCGCGCCGTGATCCTCGAGGTGCGCCGGGCGGGGGGCGTGCCGCTGGTGGGGGACTCTCCCGGTGTGGGAAGCGGCCGACGGGTGGCGGAGCGCTCGGGGATGATGGCGGTCATCGAGGAGACCGGTGCGGAGTTCGTCCCCTTCACCGAGGCCCTTCCCGTCGCCGGGTCGGGCACCTTCAAAGAGTTCGAGCTGGCGCGCCCCTATCTCGAGGCGGACCGCCTGATCAACCTCCCCAAGCTGAAGACCCACGAAATGATGACCATGACCTGCTGCGTGAAGAACCTGTTCGGCGCGGTAGTCGGGACAGCCAAGGCGGCATGGCACCTGAAGGCGGGGGCGGATAAGGAGCTTTTCGCGGACATGCTTCTCGAGCTGTACCGGCTGCGCGAGCCGGATCTGAACATCGTCGACGCGGTGGTCGCCATGGAGGGGAACGGTCCGGGAAGCGGTGACCCCTGCCGGGTCGGCGTACTGCTGGCCGGGGACAATGCGGTCGCCGTGGACCAGGTTGCCGCCCGGGTGGCCGGCATACCGCGGCCGCTGCTCTACCTGGAAAGCGCGGCCCGGCGCATGGGGCTACCGGGGACCCGGCCCGAGGAGGTGACGGTGCTGGGGGGCGACCCGGACGCGGTGCTGGAGCGGCCGCTTAGGCTCCCCCATCTTTCCGACGTCCAGTTCGGGCTCCCCGGTTTCCTGAAGAACCGGCTCAGAAACCAGTTCACCTCGCGCCCCGAGGTCGCCGCCGACAAGTGCGAGCTCTGCAGCGTCTGCGTGAAGGCGTGCCCTCCGGCGGCGATACGGGTTCAGGGGGGGAGGCTTCGCTTCGATTACCAGCGCTGCATCCGCTGCTTCTGCTGCCGCGAGCTCTGTCCCCACGCCGCGCTGACGCTCAGGGATGGCTGGCTGCTCCGGATGATGAAGAAAAGCCGCCGCTGGTAG
- a CDS encoding sensor domain-containing diguanylate cyclase — MKRLLRVLTVEDAPDDAQLIVIQLEQGGFDVHFQRVDSAQALTEALDTASWDVIICDYVMPGFSGLKALQILKERGSDVPFLMISGKVGEEAAAAAIRAGADDFVLKGNLARLVPAVQRSIAEAALRQQSRRHEQELKEKLEFIQVLIDTLPTPIFYNDPNGLYLGCNRAFEEQIGMKRGEHINKSIYDILPPDLAALYSRGEETAENGVGPRSFEGTITCADGERRDMIFYSATFKNSGSSSGGVVGALLDISERKQAELKLRYLSSHDILTGIYNRAYFDEELERLSKGRKFPVSIVMVDVDRLKEVNDHQGHAAGDDLLRHAAEVLKNAFRREDVVARVGGDEFVALLPNTDETTLREALERLQAHLATSNHEHAVLPLSLSIGAATAHDGEELMASWRLADQRMYRQKKGRKNSNAGSRQHQLVA, encoded by the coding sequence ATGAAGAGACTGTTAAGAGTCCTGACCGTAGAGGACGCCCCGGACGATGCCCAGCTGATCGTGATCCAGCTCGAGCAGGGCGGATTCGACGTCCATTTCCAGCGAGTGGACAGCGCACAGGCCCTGACCGAGGCGCTCGATACGGCGTCGTGGGACGTCATCATCTGCGACTACGTCATGCCCGGCTTCAGCGGGCTCAAGGCGCTGCAGATACTCAAGGAGCGCGGCAGCGATGTTCCCTTCCTGATGATCTCCGGCAAGGTCGGCGAAGAGGCCGCCGCGGCAGCCATCCGCGCCGGGGCCGACGATTTCGTGCTCAAGGGAAACCTGGCCCGGCTGGTACCGGCGGTGCAGCGTTCCATCGCCGAGGCCGCCCTCAGGCAGCAGAGCCGCCGCCACGAGCAGGAACTAAAGGAGAAACTGGAGTTCATCCAGGTCCTCATCGACACCCTGCCCACCCCGATCTTCTACAACGACCCCAACGGCCTGTACCTCGGCTGCAACAGGGCCTTCGAAGAGCAGATCGGCATGAAGCGGGGCGAGCACATCAACAAGAGCATCTACGACATCCTCCCCCCGGACCTGGCGGCCCTCTACAGCCGCGGCGAGGAGACGGCCGAGAACGGCGTCGGCCCGCGCAGCTTCGAGGGGACCATCACCTGCGCCGACGGCGAACGCCGCGACATGATCTTTTACAGCGCCACCTTCAAGAACTCGGGCAGCAGTTCCGGCGGCGTGGTGGGGGCGCTGCTGGACATCTCGGAGCGCAAGCAGGCCGAGCTGAAGCTGCGCTACCTGAGCAGCCACGACATTCTGACCGGCATCTACAACCGCGCCTATTTCGACGAGGAGCTCGAGCGGCTGAGCAAAGGAAGGAAGTTCCCGGTCAGCATCGTCATGGTCGACGTCGATCGCCTGAAGGAGGTCAACGACCACCAGGGGCATGCAGCCGGTGACGACCTGCTCCGGCACGCGGCCGAGGTGCTCAAGAACGCCTTCCGGCGCGAGGACGTGGTGGCGCGCGTCGGAGGGGACGAATTCGTGGCGCTGCTCCCGAACACCGACGAGACCACCCTGCGCGAGGCCTTGGAGCGGCTCCAGGCGCACCTGGCCACGAGTAACCATGAACACGCCGTGCTTCCCCTGAGCCTCTCCATCGGCGCCGCCACCGCCCACGACGGCGAGGAGCTGATGGCATCCTGGCGCCTGGCCGACCAGAGGATGTACCGCCAGAAGAAAGGGCGCAAAAACAGCAACGCCGGCAGCAGGCAGCACCAGTTGGTGGCCTAG
- a CDS encoding tetratricopeptide repeat protein, whose amino-acid sequence MYNLLISAGAAIAVLLIVILAAGTSYWWAALLGAMIVFMVCFLIISRIITKKLEEIMEPAMKDIQAQRFEKGIRDLKAALRYGKWQIYVESQINSAIGMVYFVRREFSTAFPYLEKGFFKNWVTMGMLGVTYMKKNKHDKMKETFDKALMASPKESLLYALYGYCLNEIGENVKACEIVAKGLGKLPGDENLKQNLELLREGKKMKMKGYGEMWLQFHLESMATIQKQQMAAMGGKRRIIRK is encoded by the coding sequence ATGTACAACCTTCTCATTTCCGCAGGCGCAGCAATCGCAGTCCTCCTTATCGTCATCCTCGCCGCCGGCACCAGCTACTGGTGGGCAGCTCTTCTGGGCGCCATGATCGTCTTCATGGTGTGCTTTTTGATCATCTCCCGCATCATCACCAAGAAGCTCGAAGAGATCATGGAACCGGCCATGAAGGATATCCAGGCCCAGCGCTTCGAGAAGGGGATCCGCGACCTCAAGGCCGCGCTGCGCTACGGCAAGTGGCAGATCTACGTGGAGAGCCAGATCAACTCCGCGATCGGCATGGTCTATTTCGTCAGGCGCGAGTTCTCCACCGCCTTCCCCTACCTGGAGAAGGGCTTCTTCAAGAACTGGGTCACCATGGGGATGCTGGGCGTCACCTACATGAAGAAGAACAAGCACGACAAGATGAAGGAGACCTTCGACAAGGCGCTCATGGCGAGCCCCAAGGAGTCGCTGCTCTACGCCCTCTACGGCTACTGCCTGAACGAGATCGGCGAGAACGTGAAGGCCTGCGAGATCGTGGCCAAGGGTCTCGGCAAGCTCCCCGGCGACGAGAACCTGAAGCAGAATCTGGAGCTGTTGCGCGAAGGGAAGAAGATGAAGATGAAGGGGTACGGCGAGATGTGGCTGCAGTTCCACCTGGAAAGCATGGCGACCATCCAGAAGCAGCAGATGGCGGCCATGGGCGGAAAGCGCCGAATTATCAGAAAATAG